The Syntrophaceae bacterium DNA segment CAGCCCCAAAGGTGAACCAGCATGCCCCACGACCTGATGTCGGACATCCTGATCATTTTCGGCCTTTCCGTGGGGGTCCTCTTTCTCTTTGCGAAGATCCGCGTCCCCGCCCTGGTGGGATTCATCTTTACGGGGATGCTTGCCGGTCCCCACGGGTTGGGGCTCATCCACCAGGCGGAAAACGTGGAGATCCTGGCCGAGGTGGGGATTGTGGCCCTCCTGTTCACCATCGGGCTTGAGTTTTCCTTCCGTCACCTCGTGAAGATCCGTCGCTCCGTCCTTTTCGGCGGGTCCCTCCAGGTGGGCCTCACAACCCTGGCCGGAGCCGGAATCGCGGCGCTGGCGGGCTTTCCCGTCGGCCAGTCGCTGTTCTTCGGCTTTCTCCTCTCCCTGAGCAGCACCGCCATCGTGCTCAAGGCCCTGCAGGACCGGGCCGAGCTGGATACGCCCCACGGCAGCGCCGCCCTGGGCATCCTCATTTTCCAGGACCTGGCCATCGTTCCCATGATCCTGCTGGTTCCCCTCCTCGCGGGAATGCAACGGGGCGCGGGACCCGACCTGTACATGGCGGTGGCCAAGGGCACCCTTGCGATCGCGGTCATCGCCGCCGGGGCGAAATGGATCGTCCCCTTCTGGCTTCACGCCGTCGCCCGCTCCCGGAGCCGCGAGCTCTTTCTGCTGGCGGTGATCCTCATCTGCCTGTCCGTCGCCTGGCTGACGAACCTGGCCGGACTGTCGCTCGCCCTGGGGGCGTTTCTCGCGGGACTGATGATCTCCGAGTCGCCTTACAGCCACGAGGCGGTCGGCCATGTCCTGCCCTTCCGTGACGTCTTCACGAGCTTTTTCTTCGTCTCCGTCGGGATGCTCCTGGATATGGCGTTTTTCCTGGCCCAGCCGTTCCTCATCCTGGGATTGACCATCGCGGTCCTGCTCCTGAAGGAAGTGCTGGCGGCGGGAACCGTGGCGATCGAGGGGCGCCCGCTCCGGGTCGCCATCATGGCGGGCCTGGCGCTCAGCCAGATCGGAGAGTTCTCCTTCGTCCTGTCGAAGGTCGGCATGAACTACGGCCTGATGAGCCCCCGGATGTACCAGATCTTCCTGGCCGTCTCGGTCTTCACCATGGCCCTGACCCCCTTCGTCATCGCCGGATCCCCGCGCCTGGCGCGCCTGATCCTGTCCTGGCCGCTGCCGGCGCGTTTCAAGAAGGGCGGCTCGCTGTATCACAGCCCGAAAGAGACCTTCCTGGGCGATCACCTGATCATTATCGGATTCGGCCTGAACGGGCGGAACATCGCCCGGGCTGCCGGGCAGACGGGCATCCCCTACGTGATCCTCGAGACGAACCCGGACACGGTCCGGGAAGAGCGACGCGCCGGACTGCCCATCCATTACGGCGACGCCACCCATGAGGCGGTCCTGGATTCCGTGGGCGTCCGGTCGGCCCGGACGCTGGTTGTGGCCATCAACGATCCCACGGCGACCCGGAGGATCGTCGAACTGGCCCGCCGTCTCAATGGGCGGCTCCACATCATCGTGCGGACCCGGTATCTCGGCGAGATGGCTGCGCTCCACGAGTTGGGAGCCGACGAGGTGATTCCCGAGGAATTCGAGACGTCCATCGAGATCTTCGCCCGGGTCTTGAGGAAGTACCTCATCCCGAAGCCCGAGATCGACCGCTACGTCAGCGAAATCCGAACGGGCGGCTACGACATGCTCCGAGCCCTGGCACCCGAGGCGGGCGTCTGTACGGACCTCAGGATCTGCCTCCCCGACGCGGAGGTTGCCACGTTCCGGATTGAGGAGGAATCCGTGGCGGCCAGCCGGACCATCGGCGACATGGCCCTCCGGAAAAAGCACGGCGTGACGATCCTGGCGATCCGGCGAGGTGACGAAATGCTCTACAATCCCGACCCCGCGATGCAGCTCTCCACCGGGGACATCCTGGTTTCCTTCGGTGCACCGGAGCAGACGGCCGCCGTGGCCGGTCTCTTCGCGGCGGGTGGACTTGAACCGGAGCGGGACGCGGGTGCGAAAAACTCCTGATGGATTCCCGCCGCGCGGCAGACCACTGGAACCTGCGGCGCCCTTGACGGCGTCTTGCGCCGGGGGTAAGGTGGAGGCGCCTCCCGGCGCCGGAAGCGGATTGACGGATGCCGGGCGGGATAAGCGAAAAGAACGGGCGGAAGGAGTTGTGACATGAGGTGGACGGGGAAGAAGGTTGCCCTGGCCCTGGGCGGCGGCGGCGTGCGGGGATTCTCACACGTGGGTGTGCTCGCCGTCTTCGAACAGGAACGGATCGACATCGACCTGATCGCCGGCACCAGCGCCGGGGCCCTCATCGGCGGGGCCTACGCCGCGGGTTCTTCCCCGAAGGAGATCCAGAAACGGATCGATGAATACATCGCCTCTCCCGCGTTCCAGGACTCGGAGCTCAAGGCCATCGGCCTCTCGGTCAGTCCCGTTGAGAATTCCGGCCGGCTGACACAGCTCCAGACGTACCTGAGAGGCCGTTATTACATGCTCCGTTCCGTCTTCCGGCCCTCGATCCTGCCGCCCAAGGATTTCGCTTCTCTCATCGACTTCTTTATCCCCGATATCGACATCCGCGACACGCGTGTTCCCTTTCTCACCGTCGCCACGGACCTGCTGAAGGGGCAGGAAGTCGTCTTTTCCGAGGGGTCCCTTCGCCAGGCCGTCCTGGCGAGCTGCTCCGTTCCCGGGGCCGTCGAGCCCGTCCGCTGGGGAGAATGGCTCCTCGCGGACGGGGGCATCACGAGCCTGGTCCCTGTCCGGGCGGCCCGGAAGGCCGGGGCCGACGTAGTCATCGCCGTGGTGGTCGATCGGGATCCCCTGGAGACGGCACAGTTCGAGACGGCCCAGGACGTCTTTTACCGGGCCGGCGAGATCACCTCGGACCGCCTGCAGGCGGAGGAACTGCGGGACGCGGACGTTGTCATCCGGCCCCGGGTGGGGGACCTGCACTGGATGGACTTTACCCGCGCCCGGGACCTCATGCGGATCGGGCAGGAAGCCACCCTGGAGGCGCTTGGGAAAATCGAGGAAGCACTCCCGGTTTATAAGCGGGCTTATCGGTTGGCGGGACGGATAGTGCCGTCCTTGCGCAAGCGGGTGTAAGGCCGCTGAAAAAGGGCCGCCTGCGGCGTTGCCCTCATTCCGTAACGCTCGACGTACGATAAAGTACGCCTCGCGTCCCGGAATTTCGGGCGCCTTGCATTCAACCCTTTTTGAGCGGCCTTTACGTTGAAGGTGGGCAGGCTGTTGAAAAACGCCCGTCTGCTTCGTTTCCCTCATCCCTCGCCGCTCGACGTACGAAAAACCATTGGATCCCATCAAAATCAAGAAAGGGGGATCGTCATGATTTCCGGACACTCGAATCCATCCCGTCGCCCGGCGGGACTTCTTCTCGTTTTCCTGTCGCTCCTGCTGATTCTTTCCGCGGGGCCGGACGCCTGGGCCGCCGCTCCGGGGGTCGAGCAGTTCAGCCCCCAGGGAAACGTGCGGAACGTCCGGCAGGTGGCCGTCCGCTTCGGCACCGCCATGGTGTCCCTCGGCGACCCTCGCCTGGAGGATCCGTTCACGGTGTCCTGCCCGGAAAAGGGCGGCGGCCGCTGGGTGGATCCGCGGAACTGGGCCTATGACTTTGCCCGCGACCTGCCGTCGGGAATCCTTTGCCGCTTCGAGCTGAAGCAGGGCCTGAAGGACCTGGAGGGCCGCACGCTCCCGCCGGCGCAGGCCTTTTCCTTCTCCACGGGCGGCCCCGCCGTCCTGCGATCCTGGCCGGAGGAGGGCAGCGAAAGCATCCAGGCGGACCAGGCCTTCGTCCTTCTCCTCGACGGGGAGGCCGACGAGGAATCGATCCTGAAGCACGCCTACTTTTCCGTCGCGGGGATTGGAGACAGGATCGGGATCACAATCCTGTCGGGCGAAGAACGGGTGGCCATCCTGAAGGCCCTGGGCCTTCAGAAACAGGGAAAGAAGGTGCTCGTGATCCGGGCGCGGCGCATGTTTCCCGACGTGACGGCGGTCAACCTCGTCTGGCAGGGTGGCATCCTGTCCCGGACGGGGCTGGCCCGGGACAAGGACCAGGTCCTTGCCTTCAAAACCCGCGGCCCCTTCCGGGCGGAGTTCCGCTGCTCCCGGGAGAAGCCGGACCGGTCCTGCATCCCCCTCTTGCCGATGGGGGTGCGATTCTCGTCTCCGGTACCCGCGGCGGCCCTCGGCAAGATCACCCTCCGGACGAAGGCGGGACGGGTCTTCAAGCCCCGCATCCGGTCCGATGAAGAGGACTCCGGCCATGTCGAACGCGCCCTCTTCGAGGGACCGTTTCCCCAGGGGAGCGATTTCACGCTGACCCTGCCGCCGGACCTCCGGGACGACGCCGGCCGTTCCCTGAGCAACGCCGCCCAGTTTCCCCTGGCCGTGAAGACCGATTCGTACCCGCCCCTGGCAAAATTCGCCGGGCGGTTCGGCATCGTGGAAAGCCGCGCCGGGGCGCTCCTGCCCCTGACGGTGCGGAACCTGGAGGCGGATCTGGCCGCCCAGCTTCTCCGGGTGGAGAAGAGGCCGGGGCAGCCGGGTCCGGAAGTGAGATCCGCGGAGCCTGCCGGAAAGAAAAAGACGGTCCTCGACCAGCGCCTCTCCGGCAAGATCCGCCCGATCGAGTCGGGCCAGGAGGCCCAGGTCATTCGCTGGCTCTATCGCGTCGCCGCGGCGAAGCGGGAGGCTCCCGTCCTGAAAGAGGAAAAGGGCGTCCGGACGCTGCCCGTCTCCATGCCGGCGGGACAGCAGGCCACGCAGGTCGTGGGTCTGAAGATGCCGGGACCGGGATTCTATGTCGTGGAGATGGAGAGCCGGATCCTCGGGGAGCGCCTCCTGGACAAGCCGGCGCCGCTCTATGTTCCCGCCGCCGCCCTGGTGACGAACCTGGCGGCCCACTTCATGTGGGGCCGCGAGTCGTCCCTCGTCTGGGTGACCACCCTGGACAAGGGCGCCCCCGTGAAGGGCGCCGCCGTGGCGCTCCGGGACTGCTCGGGCCGCCCGGTCTGGGAGGGAAAGACCGGTCCCGACGGGATCGCCCTCATCCGGAAGGCCCTCCCGCGGGAAAACCAGCTTCCCCGCTGCAAGGGGGAAACGAACTGGGAAGAGTCCTCCAGGGCCCTGTCGGACATCCACGGCGGCCTTTTCGTCTTCGCCCGGTCGGGCGCCGACATGACCTTCACCCACTCGAGCTGGAATGACGGCATCGAGCCCTGGCGTTTCAACATTCCGACGGGCTCGGGCGGCTCCGAGGGGGCCATCGCCGCACATACGATCCTCGACCGGACCCTCTTCCGGGCCGGCGAGACGGTCCACATGAAGCACGTGATCCGGCTCCGGACGAGCGAAGGGTTCGTGTTTCCCGGGGCCGCTTCGATGCCGAAGGAGCTGGTGATCGAGCACCGGGGAACCGGTCAGGAGTACCGGCTGCCCCTGGCCTGGCAGCCCGGAGGACTGGCTGTGAACGTCTGGCCGATCCCGCAGGGGGCGAAGCTCGGCCTTTACGACGTATCCCTCGCCATGAGCGGCAAGCACGGGATGAGACGGACCTCCGGCACCTTCCGGGTGGAGGAGTTCCGGGTGCCGCTCATGAAAGCGACCGTCCAGGGCCCCCGGGAGCCCCTCGTGAACGCCCGGCAGGCCGACGTGGACCTCTCGGCTTCCTATCTGTCCGGAGGCGGCGCCAACGGCCTGTCCGTGAAACTCCGCGGGGAGGTGCGCCCCCGGAACATCTCCTTTCCCGACTGGGAGGGATACGAGTTCAGCGGGGAGCCGCCGGAGGAGGGGGTGACCGAGCGGCACCGACGGGAGTTCATGGCGGATGAGGATGAAACGGATACGGAGCGGGCGGAACTGGAGCGGGACGGCGAACGTTCAAAGGGCCGGCTGGCCGTACAGGATCTGATTCTGGGTACCGGCGGGACCATCCGGACCCGGATCGCGGACCTGCCGGCGGCGGACCGGCCCCAGGAAATCCATCTGGAGATGGAGTTCCGGGATCCCAACGGTGAGGTGCAGACCGCCGCGACAAACGTTCCCCTCTATCCCTCGCGGCGGCTGGTCGGCATCCAACCCGAGTCCTGGGCGGCTTCCCAGGAGAGCCTGCGCTACCGTGTGGCGGTGGTGGACCTCCGGGGCCGGGCCGTTCCCGACGCCGAGGTGTCCGTCGATCTCTACACCCGGAAGGTCCTGAGCCACCGGGTCCGCCTCGTCGGCGGATTTTACGCCTACCGGAGCAGTGTCGAGGTAACGAAGGTCGGCCGGCACTGCTCCGGCCGGACCGATAAAAACGGCCGGCTGATCTGCGAGGGGCCCGTATCCCAGTCGGGAAGCCTGATCCTGGCGGCCCGGACGGCCGACGAGCAGGGGAACGCGGCCCAGTCCCGGCGCACCGTCTGGGTGGCCGGAAAGGAGGACTGGTGGTTCGAGGCCGGAAACGACGACCGGATGGACGTCCTGCCGGAGCGGCGGCACTACGAGCCGGGGGAGACGGCCCGCTTCCAGGTGAGGATGCCCTTCCGGAAGGCCACGGTCCTGGTGGCGGTCGAGCGGGAGGGGGTCCTGGAGGCGTTCACGAGGACGCTCTCCGGCAAGGGGCCCGTCCTCGAGGTCCCCGTCGGGGAACGCTGGGCGCCCAATGTCTTCGTATCCGTCCTGGCCGTGCGGGGCCGCACCGGGACACCGGCCCCGACGGCCCTGTTCGATGCCGGGAAGCCTTCCTGGCGCTTCGGCATCGGCGAGATCCAGGTGGGCTGGAAGGCCCACGAGCTCAAGGTCCAGGTCCTTCCGGAGCGGGAGACCTATCGCATCCGCGAACGGGCGGGGGTGAAGATCCGGGTCTCCCGGGCCGACGGCCGGCCCCTTCCGAAAGGGGCGGAAGCGGCCGTCGCCGCGGTGGACCGGGGCCTGCTGCAGCTCCTGGACAACGACAGCTGGAGGCTTCTGGAGGTGATGATGGCCCGCCGGTCCTGCGAAGTGACCACCTCCACGGCCCAGTCGATGATCCTGGGGAAGCGCCACTTCGGGCTGAAGGCGATGCCCCACGGGGGAGGCGGGGGCAAGCAGGTGACCCGGGAGCTCTTCGATACGCTTCTCTTCTGGAACGGGCGGGTCACCCTGGACGAGCGGGGGGAGGCCTTCGTGACGATCCCCCTGAACGACTCCCTGACGAGCTTCCGCATTGCCGCGGTGGCCCTGGCGGGTCCGGACCTCTTCGGGAGCGGCGGCGCGGACATCCGGACGACCCAGGACCTGATGGCCCTCTCGGGCCTGCCGCCCCTGGCGCGTGAAGGGGACCGCTTCGATGCGACCTTCACCCTGAGGAACACGACGGATCGACCCCTCGATGCGGAGGCCGTCCTCGCGGTCGAGGGGCTTCGCGACCGGCCGGAGACGAGGCGCGTGAAGATCCCCGCCGGGTCCGCCCTGGACGTCGTCTGGTCTCTCTCCGTTCCCGCCGGGGTCAGGACTCTCCGTTACGAGCTCGAGGTCCGTGAGGTGGGCGGCGCCGCGGCGGATCGCCTGAAGATCCAGCAGCGAGTCGTCGAGGCAGTCCCGGTGCGG contains these protein-coding regions:
- a CDS encoding potassium transporter KefB; amino-acid sequence: MPHDLMSDILIIFGLSVGVLFLFAKIRVPALVGFIFTGMLAGPHGLGLIHQAENVEILAEVGIVALLFTIGLEFSFRHLVKIRRSVLFGGSLQVGLTTLAGAGIAALAGFPVGQSLFFGFLLSLSSTAIVLKALQDRAELDTPHGSAALGILIFQDLAIVPMILLVPLLAGMQRGAGPDLYMAVAKGTLAIAVIAAGAKWIVPFWLHAVARSRSRELFLLAVILICLSVAWLTNLAGLSLALGAFLAGLMISESPYSHEAVGHVLPFRDVFTSFFFVSVGMLLDMAFFLAQPFLILGLTIAVLLLKEVLAAGTVAIEGRPLRVAIMAGLALSQIGEFSFVLSKVGMNYGLMSPRMYQIFLAVSVFTMALTPFVIAGSPRLARLILSWPLPARFKKGGSLYHSPKETFLGDHLIIIGFGLNGRNIARAAGQTGIPYVILETNPDTVREERRAGLPIHYGDATHEAVLDSVGVRSARTLVVAINDPTATRRIVELARRLNGRLHIIVRTRYLGEMAALHELGADEVIPEEFETSIEIFARVLRKYLIPKPEIDRYVSEIRTGGYDMLRALAPEAGVCTDLRICLPDAEVATFRIEEESVAASRTIGDMALRKKHGVTILAIRRGDEMLYNPDPAMQLSTGDILVSFGAPEQTAAVAGLFAAGGLEPERDAGAKNS
- a CDS encoding alpha-2-macroglobulin, with product MISGHSNPSRRPAGLLLVFLSLLLILSAGPDAWAAAPGVEQFSPQGNVRNVRQVAVRFGTAMVSLGDPRLEDPFTVSCPEKGGGRWVDPRNWAYDFARDLPSGILCRFELKQGLKDLEGRTLPPAQAFSFSTGGPAVLRSWPEEGSESIQADQAFVLLLDGEADEESILKHAYFSVAGIGDRIGITILSGEERVAILKALGLQKQGKKVLVIRARRMFPDVTAVNLVWQGGILSRTGLARDKDQVLAFKTRGPFRAEFRCSREKPDRSCIPLLPMGVRFSSPVPAAALGKITLRTKAGRVFKPRIRSDEEDSGHVERALFEGPFPQGSDFTLTLPPDLRDDAGRSLSNAAQFPLAVKTDSYPPLAKFAGRFGIVESRAGALLPLTVRNLEADLAAQLLRVEKRPGQPGPEVRSAEPAGKKKTVLDQRLSGKIRPIESGQEAQVIRWLYRVAAAKREAPVLKEEKGVRTLPVSMPAGQQATQVVGLKMPGPGFYVVEMESRILGERLLDKPAPLYVPAAALVTNLAAHFMWGRESSLVWVTTLDKGAPVKGAAVALRDCSGRPVWEGKTGPDGIALIRKALPRENQLPRCKGETNWEESSRALSDIHGGLFVFARSGADMTFTHSSWNDGIEPWRFNIPTGSGGSEGAIAAHTILDRTLFRAGETVHMKHVIRLRTSEGFVFPGAASMPKELVIEHRGTGQEYRLPLAWQPGGLAVNVWPIPQGAKLGLYDVSLAMSGKHGMRRTSGTFRVEEFRVPLMKATVQGPREPLVNARQADVDLSASYLSGGGANGLSVKLRGEVRPRNISFPDWEGYEFSGEPPEEGVTERHRREFMADEDETDTERAELERDGERSKGRLAVQDLILGTGGTIRTRIADLPAADRPQEIHLEMEFRDPNGEVQTAATNVPLYPSRRLVGIQPESWAASQESLRYRVAVVDLRGRAVPDAEVSVDLYTRKVLSHRVRLVGGFYAYRSSVEVTKVGRHCSGRTDKNGRLICEGPVSQSGSLILAARTADEQGNAAQSRRTVWVAGKEDWWFEAGNDDRMDVLPERRHYEPGETARFQVRMPFRKATVLVAVEREGVLEAFTRTLSGKGPVLEVPVGERWAPNVFVSVLAVRGRTGTPAPTALFDAGKPSWRFGIGEIQVGWKAHELKVQVLPERETYRIRERAGVKIRVSRADGRPLPKGAEAAVAAVDRGLLQLLDNDSWRLLEVMMARRSCEVTTSTAQSMILGKRHFGLKAMPHGGGGGKQVTRELFDTLLFWNGRVTLDERGEAFVTIPLNDSLTSFRIAAVALAGPDLFGSGGADIRTTQDLMALSGLPPLAREGDRFDATFTLRNTTDRPLDAEAVLAVEGLRDRPETRRVKIPAGSALDVVWSLSVPAGVRTLRYELEVREVGGAAADRLKIQQRVVEAVPVRAFQGTLEQLRPEVRVPVEKPADALAGRGGLQVSLRPRLGEGLEGVRDYMERYPYTCLEQRVSRAVVLGDRGLWQSIVNVLPSYLDSDGLLKYFPGMILGSDVLTSYVLSVTHEAGLSLPDSLKERISRGLGEFLAGRVRRAGSLPTADLAIRKVAAAEALSRYGKLDVQALTAIPVDLELWPTSAVIDWIRLLQRLEGHAGREASLKEALKILRARLSLQGTVLAFSTERSDGLWWLMASADANAARAMLALLPESGWREDMPRLAKGFLGRMKRGRWDTTVANAWGILAARGFSSQYEKDPVAGATTAGLGAAAKSLDWASTPRGGVLALPWPRGADSLRLVHQGGGAPWAEVRSLAAVPLKKPFSAGYRVTRTVHAMEQKKKGAWSAGDVLRVKLEMDAAADMTWVVVSDPVPAGASILRTELGGGSSLLLAGEQSRGYAWPAFTEKSFEACRFYYEYVPKGKWSVEYTLRLNNAGTFQLPPTRVEALYAPEMFGEAPNGILKVGTP